The following proteins come from a genomic window of Flavobacterium crocinum:
- a CDS encoding sterol desaturase family protein, producing the protein MNDIIAYFSTIPSTHRSLILVGGITIFWLIENAFPLFRMEYKKWPHAGINFFFTFTTIVVNFVLAFILIRTAEWTIENHFGLLQWISPMPIWLYTVLGLLLLDLIGAYLAHYVEHKFKYLWQFHLVHHTDTWIDTTTANRHHPGESVIRFVFTTVGVLIVGAPMWMVFLYQSLSVVASQFNHANIALPEKLDTFLSYFIVSPNMHKVHHHYVLPYTDSNYGNIFSIWDRLFGTFTTLPKEKLIYGVDTHMKSEENNELKNLLKIPFQKSRSFKNS; encoded by the coding sequence ATGAATGATATCATAGCTTATTTCAGTACAATTCCGTCTACCCACAGAAGCCTTATTCTAGTTGGCGGCATCACCATTTTCTGGCTGATTGAAAACGCTTTTCCTTTATTCAGAATGGAGTACAAAAAATGGCCACATGCCGGGATAAACTTCTTTTTTACTTTCACGACCATTGTGGTCAATTTTGTTTTAGCATTTATCTTAATCAGAACAGCCGAATGGACAATCGAAAATCATTTTGGTCTTTTACAATGGATTTCTCCAATGCCAATCTGGCTTTACACCGTATTAGGTTTATTACTTCTTGATTTAATTGGTGCTTATCTGGCACATTATGTAGAACATAAATTCAAATATTTATGGCAGTTTCATCTGGTGCATCATACCGATACTTGGATTGACACTACGACTGCTAACAGACATCACCCGGGCGAAAGTGTTATTCGATTTGTTTTTACCACCGTAGGTGTTTTAATCGTTGGCGCGCCCATGTGGATGGTTTTTCTTTATCAGTCATTATCTGTAGTCGCATCACAGTTTAATCATGCCAATATTGCTCTTCCTGAAAAACTGGATACTTTCCTGAGCTATTTCATCGTTTCGCCAAATATGCACAAAGTACATCATCATTATGTGCTTCCTTATACCGATAGCAATTATGGAAATATTTTCTCGATTTGGGACAGGCTTTTTGGCACTTTTACCACTTTGCCAAAAGAAAAACTAATTTATGGCGTAGATACTCATATGAAATCTGAGGAAAATAACGAGTTAAAGAATCTGCTAAAAATACCATTTCAAAAATCACGATCTTTCAAAAACAGTTAA
- the aqpZ gene encoding aquaporin Z yields the protein MKKLFAEFFGTYWLVFGGCGSAIFAAGIPNLAIGFAGVALAFGLTVLTMAYAVGHISGGHFNPAVSFGLWAGGRFPAKDLIPYIVAQCVGAAAAAGTLYTIASGKAGFAIDNTKAGAFASNGFGAFSPDGYSLQSAFIAEFVLTLFFLLVILGATDKFANGRFAGIAIGLALTLIHLISIPITNTSVNPARSLSQAIFVGGEPLSQVWLFWVAPILGAVVAGFIYKTLLQNHAEA from the coding sequence ATGAAAAAATTATTTGCAGAGTTTTTTGGGACTTACTGGCTTGTTTTTGGTGGTTGCGGAAGTGCCATATTTGCAGCAGGAATTCCTAATTTAGCAATAGGATTCGCCGGAGTTGCATTGGCATTTGGTTTAACAGTACTTACAATGGCTTATGCTGTTGGTCATATTTCAGGCGGTCATTTCAATCCCGCTGTTTCCTTTGGTTTGTGGGCAGGAGGAAGATTTCCAGCCAAAGACCTTATTCCGTATATTGTTGCACAATGTGTTGGAGCTGCAGCTGCAGCGGGAACTTTGTACACAATAGCTTCCGGAAAAGCCGGTTTTGCGATTGATAATACTAAAGCCGGAGCTTTTGCATCAAATGGTTTTGGCGCATTTTCTCCAGATGGTTATTCTTTACAATCTGCTTTCATTGCAGAATTTGTTCTTACTTTATTTTTCCTTTTAGTCATTCTGGGCGCTACAGATAAATTTGCCAACGGAAGATTTGCAGGAATTGCTATTGGTTTAGCCTTGACATTAATTCATTTAATCAGCATTCCAATTACTAATACTTCTGTAAACCCGGCCAGATCTTTATCTCAGGCTATTTTTGTAGGCGGAGAACCTTTATCTCAAGTTTGGCTGTTTTGGGTCGCCCCTATTCTTGGAGCCGTAGTTGCCGGTTTTATTTATAAAACGCTGTTACAAAATCATGCAGAAGCATAA
- a CDS encoding DoxX family protein, which translates to MILPWHLYLMALLYIMAGINHFRKPGMYIKIIPPAFKNPKLINILSGAAEIILGILLTLPFTRSFAAWGIIALLIAVFPANVYMLQNKKAGFGLPRWILFVRLPLQLVLIYWAYQYLY; encoded by the coding sequence ATGATTCTACCCTGGCATTTATATTTAATGGCTTTGCTTTATATAATGGCAGGTATTAATCATTTTAGAAAACCTGGAATGTATATTAAAATCATTCCACCCGCATTTAAGAACCCCAAATTAATAAATATTTTAAGTGGAGCTGCCGAAATAATTTTAGGCATCCTCCTAACCCTGCCTTTTACGAGAAGTTTTGCTGCCTGGGGAATTATAGCTTTGTTAATAGCGGTATTCCCGGCAAATGTGTATATGCTTCAAAATAAAAAAGCAGGTTTTGGTTTACCAAGATGGATTTTATTTGTACGTTTGCCCTTACAATTAGTTTTGATTTATTGGGCTTACCAATATTTATACTAA
- a CDS encoding EamA family transporter translates to MTSQNNVLKGVFLVALGATTYGMLATFVKMAYSEGYTTAEVTTSQFIYGITGILLINLFQRIKNKNKAVKATPKNIFSLMLAGTSLGMTSLFYYLAVKYIPVSIGIVLLMQTVWMGVLLEMILEKKLPSKQKVIAVFIVLFGTVLATNIMKNEITLDWRGLVWGILAAASFTTTMFTANRVATEISSAQRSLYMLLGGSIIVFSFALATQETTFNLEIFLKWGIVLSLFGTIIPPMLMNLGFPLTGIGLGSIVSALELPVSVMMAFVLLKEKVVFSQWIGIILIILAIIIMNVNFKRKK, encoded by the coding sequence ATGACGTCTCAAAACAATGTATTAAAAGGTGTTTTTCTGGTTGCTTTAGGTGCTACAACATACGGAATGCTGGCTACTTTTGTAAAAATGGCCTATTCTGAAGGATATACCACTGCAGAAGTAACGACTTCACAATTTATTTATGGAATTACAGGTATACTTTTAATCAATCTTTTTCAGAGAATAAAAAATAAAAATAAAGCTGTAAAAGCTACTCCAAAAAATATTTTCAGCCTTATGCTTGCCGGAACTTCACTAGGAATGACAAGTCTTTTTTACTATCTCGCTGTAAAATACATTCCTGTTTCTATCGGAATCGTTTTATTAATGCAAACTGTCTGGATGGGAGTTTTACTGGAAATGATTTTAGAAAAAAAACTACCTTCTAAGCAAAAGGTCATTGCTGTATTCATTGTCCTTTTCGGAACTGTTTTAGCCACAAATATCATGAAAAATGAGATTACATTAGACTGGCGTGGTTTAGTTTGGGGAATATTAGCAGCAGCTTCTTTTACTACAACTATGTTTACGGCCAATCGTGTGGCAACGGAAATTTCATCAGCACAAAGAAGTCTTTATATGCTTTTAGGCGGTTCCATTATTGTTTTTTCATTTGCATTAGCAACTCAGGAAACAACCTTTAATCTCGAAATTTTTCTAAAATGGGGAATCGTATTATCGCTGTTCGGCACCATCATCCCGCCAATGTTGATGAATCTTGGCTTTCCTCTTACGGGTATAGGATTAGGAAGTATCGTTTCTGCATTAGAACTACCTGTTTCTGTTATGATGGCATTTGTACTTTTAAAAGAGAAAGTTGTTTTCTCTCAATGGATTGGAATCATCTTAATCATTCTTGCCATAATTATTATGAATGTAAATTTCAAGCGAAAAAAATAA
- a CDS encoding peptidylprolyl isomerase, whose protein sequence is MKFKFLFLFCLAVVNIQAQTKKPAAKPATKAKTTTAAKPAAKPATNPGDGIFATISTSKGDIVVSLEYTKAPVTVANFITLAEGKNPYVKVERLKGKPFYDGLKFHRVINDFMIQGGDPQGTGAGDPGYSFKDEFVAELKFEKGGVLAMANSGPATNGSQFFITHKDTPWLNGKHTIFGHVVSGMDNVNKIVQDDIMTKITITRKGAAAKKFDAVKVFSDEMKQGELKKEEAKKVVAQKAAYFTATKAKATATPSGLKYVITQKGTGVKGAEGSTIYFHYAGYFEDGTLFDSSMAGVAKAYGKYDANRDTQGGYKAFPFTVGKKDGMIPGFIEALDMMTDGEKAIFFLPSNLAYGEKGAGGVIPPNATLVFEIETYQKQP, encoded by the coding sequence ATGAAATTTAAATTCTTATTTTTATTCTGCTTAGCAGTAGTAAATATTCAGGCACAGACAAAAAAGCCTGCTGCAAAACCTGCTACTAAAGCTAAAACAACAACAGCTGCAAAACCTGCAGCGAAACCGGCTACAAATCCGGGAGACGGAATTTTTGCAACAATTTCTACTTCAAAAGGAGACATTGTAGTTTCATTAGAATATACAAAAGCTCCTGTAACAGTGGCTAATTTTATCACTTTGGCTGAAGGGAAAAACCCTTACGTAAAAGTAGAGCGTTTAAAAGGAAAACCTTTTTATGATGGTTTAAAATTCCACAGAGTGATTAACGATTTTATGATTCAGGGCGGTGATCCTCAAGGAACGGGAGCCGGAGATCCGGGTTATTCTTTTAAAGATGAATTTGTAGCAGAACTGAAATTCGAGAAAGGCGGTGTTTTAGCAATGGCTAATTCAGGCCCTGCAACAAACGGAAGCCAGTTTTTTATCACTCATAAAGACACTCCGTGGTTAAACGGAAAACACACTATTTTTGGACACGTAGTTTCAGGAATGGACAATGTAAATAAAATTGTTCAGGACGATATCATGACTAAAATCACTATCACCCGTAAAGGCGCAGCTGCAAAGAAATTTGATGCTGTAAAAGTTTTTAGCGATGAAATGAAACAAGGTGAACTGAAAAAAGAAGAAGCTAAAAAAGTAGTGGCACAAAAAGCAGCTTATTTTACAGCAACAAAAGCAAAAGCAACTGCAACTCCATCTGGTTTAAAATATGTTATCACTCAAAAAGGAACCGGAGTTAAAGGCGCAGAAGGATCAACGATCTATTTCCACTACGCCGGATATTTTGAGGACGGAACTCTTTTTGACAGCAGTATGGCTGGAGTAGCAAAAGCTTACGGAAAATACGATGCTAACAGAGATACACAAGGTGGTTACAAAGCATTTCCTTTTACAGTAGGTAAAAAAGACGGAATGATTCCTGGTTTTATTGAAGCCCTTGATATGATGACTGATGGAGAAAAAGCTATTTTCTTCCTTCCTTCTAACCTTGCTTATGGAGAAAAAGGTGCCGGTGGTGTAATTCCTCCAAATGCTACTTTGGTTTTTGAAATCGAAACTTATCAAAAACAGCCTTAA
- a CDS encoding peptidylprolyl isomerase, protein MKKSILLLLIAVSSFYSCKNDHSNLPDGLYADIETNKGHIIVELDYKKAPITVANFITLAEGKNEFVTHENLKKKPFFDGLKFHRVIENFMIQTGDPLGTGSGDTGYKFKDEFSDLKFDKAGVLAMANNGPGTNSSQFFITHVETPWLDNKHTIFGHVVDQKTQEVVNKVVQGDNIVAVTIIRNGEAAKKFDAVKVFHDYFVDIAKEQSKYAAVQKEKVAYYASEKAKATKTASGLQYVITEKSSGQKPAAGKQVYVAYAGFLEDGTLFDTSSEDVAKQFGKFDPARAEAKAYSPIPFTAGSKSGLIPGFIEGLEQLSFGDKAILFIPSHLAYGETGAGGVIPPNANIIFEVQLLEKP, encoded by the coding sequence ATGAAAAAGAGTATTTTATTATTACTAATAGCCGTTAGCTCATTTTATTCTTGTAAAAACGATCATAGTAATCTGCCAGACGGTTTATATGCCGATATCGAAACAAACAAAGGTCATATCATTGTTGAATTAGATTATAAAAAAGCTCCGATAACTGTAGCCAACTTTATAACTCTGGCTGAAGGAAAAAATGAATTTGTAACACACGAAAACCTAAAAAAGAAACCGTTTTTTGATGGTTTAAAATTCCATAGAGTTATCGAAAATTTCATGATTCAAACCGGTGATCCATTAGGAACAGGTTCCGGAGATACAGGATACAAATTTAAAGATGAATTTTCAGATTTAAAATTTGACAAAGCGGGTGTTTTGGCAATGGCAAACAATGGACCGGGAACCAATAGCAGTCAATTTTTTATTACACATGTTGAAACTCCTTGGTTAGACAACAAACACACTATTTTTGGTCATGTTGTCGATCAAAAAACACAGGAAGTGGTAAACAAAGTAGTTCAGGGCGACAATATTGTTGCCGTAACTATCATCAGAAATGGAGAAGCGGCTAAAAAGTTTGATGCTGTAAAAGTATTCCACGATTACTTCGTAGATATCGCAAAAGAACAAAGTAAATATGCTGCTGTTCAAAAAGAAAAAGTAGCTTACTACGCTTCTGAAAAAGCAAAAGCAACTAAAACAGCAAGTGGTTTACAATATGTGATTACTGAAAAAAGTTCTGGTCAAAAACCTGCTGCCGGAAAACAAGTATATGTTGCTTACGCTGGTTTTCTTGAAGACGGAACTTTATTTGACACCAGTTCTGAAGATGTTGCAAAACAATTTGGAAAATTTGATCCTGCAAGAGCAGAAGCAAAAGCATATAGCCCAATTCCTTTTACAGCCGGAAGCAAAAGCGGTTTGATTCCTGGCTTTATTGAAGGTCTTGAGCAACTTTCTTTTGGAGACAAAGCAATTCTTTTTATTCCATCACATTTAGCATACGGAGAAACTGGTGCAGGAGGAGTAATTCCACCAAACGCAAATATTATCTTCGAAGTTCAATTATTGGAAAAACCATAA
- the gldI gene encoding gliding motility-associated peptidyl-prolyl isomerase GldI yields the protein MNNLKLTIYSLLFAVLLISCKHPEEARRPISRASGTFMKKSADRNKKLVANEEEVIKKIIKSNPKVKYYATPKGYWFNYEERNEAETAAPRKGDIAYFNMEVKDIKGNIIYSDSDLGPQTYYVDKQDIMMGLRDGIKRMHKNETVTFLFPSHSAYGYHGDNKKIGPNESLIVTVTLRNFVPDPAAQKAVSGTQTPKTVTPKPAAPKPANTAKKDTLTQ from the coding sequence ATGAACAACCTAAAACTTACTATTTACAGCTTACTTTTTGCTGTTCTGCTCATCAGCTGTAAGCATCCTGAGGAAGCCAGAAGACCTATTTCGAGAGCTTCAGGAACATTCATGAAAAAATCTGCTGACCGTAATAAAAAATTAGTGGCTAATGAAGAAGAAGTCATTAAAAAAATCATCAAAAGCAATCCGAAAGTAAAATACTACGCTACTCCAAAAGGATACTGGTTTAATTACGAAGAAAGAAACGAAGCAGAAACTGCAGCTCCGAGAAAAGGAGATATCGCTTACTTTAATATGGAAGTAAAAGATATAAAAGGCAATATCATTTACTCTGATTCTGATCTTGGTCCACAAACCTATTATGTCGACAAACAAGACATCATGATGGGACTTCGCGATGGAATCAAAAGAATGCATAAAAATGAGACTGTTACTTTCTTATTTCCATCACACAGTGCTTATGGCTATCATGGAGATAACAAAAAAATTGGTCCAAACGAATCTTTAATTGTTACGGTTACACTTAGAAATTTTGTACCGGATCCAGCGGCACAAAAAGCCGTATCAGGAACGCAAACTCCTAAAACCGTAACACCAAAACCTGCAGCGCCAAAACCTGCAAATACTGCGAAAAAAGACACATTAACTCAATAA